One Oscillospiraceae bacterium genomic region harbors:
- a CDS encoding methyltransferase domain-containing protein, translated as MNIFWDAEKYKTDFSFVPQYGEAVMDLLDAAPGSRVVDLGCGNGALTEQLAACGYDVTGVDASAEMLELAREGHPELKFLPGNALDFTLDEPVDAVFSNAVLHWIDADKQQAMLDHIASQIKSGGLLVCEFGGKGCAETVHAALEKRFAAHGLHYLRTFYFPTVGEYAPLLEKAGFRVEFATLFDRPTKQNGPDGLADWIRMFDTAPFSGVDPALAAQIIDETVEDLRPVLLHDGVWYVDYVRIRFKVRKL; from the coding sequence ATGAACATTTTCTGGGATGCTGAAAAGTACAAAACGGATTTTTCGTTCGTGCCGCAGTACGGCGAAGCCGTTATGGATCTGCTGGATGCCGCCCCCGGATCCCGCGTGGTAGACCTGGGCTGCGGCAACGGTGCACTGACAGAGCAGCTGGCTGCCTGCGGCTATGATGTAACCGGCGTAGATGCCTCGGCAGAGATGCTGGAGCTGGCTCGCGAGGGTCACCCGGAGCTGAAGTTTCTGCCCGGCAACGCGCTGGACTTTACGCTGGACGAGCCGGTGGACGCGGTGTTTTCCAATGCCGTGCTGCACTGGATCGATGCCGACAAGCAGCAGGCCATGCTGGACCACATTGCCAGCCAGATCAAATCTGGCGGCCTGCTGGTCTGCGAGTTTGGCGGCAAGGGCTGCGCCGAGACGGTGCATGCTGCACTGGAAAAGCGGTTTGCCGCCCACGGGCTGCATTACCTCCGCACCTTCTACTTCCCTACCGTAGGCGAGTACGCGCCGCTGCTGGAGAAGGCCGGTTTCCGTGTGGAGTTTGCCACGCTGTTTGACCGCCCCACCAAGCAAAACGGCCCGGACGGACTGGCCGATTGGATCCGTATGTTTGATACGGCTCCCTTTTCCGGGGTCGATCCCGCGCTGGCGGCACAGATCATCGACGAGACCGTAGAGGATCTGCGCCCCGTGCTGCTGCACGACGGCGTGTGGTACGTAGACTACGTGCGCATCCGCTTTAAGGTGCGCAAGCTGTAA
- a CDS encoding hydantoinase/oxoprolinase family protein, which yields MAEHRAVRMGIDVGGTYTKCVAMDNLTHEIIGKNEVKTTHDDKDGVAAGVVQSFKNCMAENDIAPEDVVFVAHSTTQATNAFIEGDVASVGVIGVAGGGLEGFLAKRQLNLKDIVLDEKVGRKIPVHNRFLKKKEMTDEKINAAIKELCGEGSQVIVASMAFGVDNMDEEVKIHDLAEAQGLPVSMASDITKLYGLTRRTRTAAINASILPKMMATANATESSVRNAGVTVPLMIMRGDGGVMEISEMRKRPILTALSGPAASVMGSLMYLRASNAIYFEVGGTTTNIGVIKNGRPGVDYAQIGGHDTYINSLDVRILGCAGGSMVRINDHGVEDVGPRSAHIAGCEYACFTPEEEIDAGPLTIEMLSPKPGDPSDYVAVKLASGKRICFTNTDAANVLGLIDEKYFAHGNASAARKCMQPVADKLGITVEELATQILDKDFEKVNACINALADKYQLDHDAMKLVGCGGGAASLVPYCAKKMGLQYSIPENAEVISSIGVALSMVRDVVERVIPNPTQEDIKELKKEATDAAIGSGASPDTVEVHIEIDSQTGKVTAIATGSTEVKTTDLLKECDEAEAEQLAKEDFGAKVSNIHLAEKTDKFYVYTGDMGDRHPIRIVDKKGFIKVQCSDGVAAKVKAGEYKEKVEELWKDMAVFKTDTVLRPDYFVCVGPRVCDYSAVDLDQVMLLMDLDIMDREPDEDIIVVASVNDVR from the coding sequence ATGGCAGAACATCGCGCTGTTCGCATGGGCATTGACGTCGGCGGTACTTACACCAAGTGTGTCGCCATGGACAACCTGACCCATGAGATCATTGGCAAGAACGAAGTTAAGACCACCCACGACGACAAGGACGGCGTTGCCGCCGGCGTTGTGCAGTCCTTCAAAAACTGCATGGCCGAGAACGACATTGCCCCTGAGGACGTCGTCTTCGTTGCGCACTCCACCACCCAGGCAACCAACGCCTTCATCGAGGGCGACGTTGCTTCTGTCGGTGTCATCGGTGTTGCAGGCGGCGGCCTGGAAGGCTTCCTGGCAAAGCGCCAGCTGAACCTGAAGGACATCGTCCTGGACGAGAAGGTCGGCCGTAAGATCCCCGTGCATAACAGGTTCCTGAAGAAGAAGGAAATGACCGACGAGAAGATCAATGCCGCCATCAAAGAGCTGTGCGGTGAAGGCAGCCAGGTTATCGTTGCCTCCATGGCTTTCGGCGTTGACAACATGGATGAAGAGGTCAAGATCCATGACCTGGCCGAGGCCCAGGGCCTGCCGGTTTCCATGGCTTCTGACATCACCAAGCTGTACGGCCTGACCCGCCGTACCCGCACTGCCGCCATCAACGCTTCCATTCTGCCCAAGATGATGGCTACCGCAAACGCCACCGAGAGCTCTGTCCGCAACGCTGGCGTTACCGTTCCCCTGATGATCATGCGCGGCGACGGCGGCGTTATGGAGATCAGCGAGATGCGTAAGCGTCCCATCCTGACTGCTCTGTCCGGCCCTGCTGCTTCCGTCATGGGCTCCCTGATGTATCTGCGTGCTTCCAACGCCATCTACTTTGAGGTCGGCGGCACCACCACCAACATCGGTGTTATCAAGAACGGCCGTCCCGGCGTTGACTACGCCCAGATCGGCGGCCACGATACCTACATCAACTCTCTGGATGTCCGCATCCTGGGCTGCGCCGGTGGTTCCATGGTCCGTATCAACGACCATGGCGTTGAGGATGTCGGCCCCCGTTCCGCCCACATCGCTGGCTGCGAGTACGCCTGCTTCACTCCTGAGGAGGAGATCGACGCCGGCCCGCTGACCATCGAGATGCTGAGCCCGAAGCCGGGTGACCCCTCTGACTACGTTGCCGTCAAACTGGCAAGCGGCAAGCGTATCTGCTTCACCAACACCGACGCTGCCAACGTGCTGGGCCTGATCGACGAGAAGTACTTCGCACACGGCAACGCCAGCGCTGCCCGCAAGTGCATGCAGCCCGTTGCTGACAAGCTGGGCATCACCGTTGAGGAGCTGGCTACCCAGATCCTGGACAAGGACTTCGAGAAGGTCAACGCCTGCATCAACGCCCTGGCTGACAAGTATCAGCTGGACCATGACGCCATGAAGCTGGTTGGCTGCGGCGGCGGTGCTGCCTCTCTGGTCCCCTACTGCGCCAAGAAGATGGGCCTGCAGTACTCCATTCCCGAGAACGCCGAGGTCATCTCCTCCATCGGTGTTGCCCTGTCCATGGTTCGTGACGTTGTCGAACGTGTTATCCCGAACCCGACCCAGGAAGACATCAAGGAGCTGAAGAAGGAAGCTACCGACGCCGCCATCGGTTCCGGTGCTTCTCCCGACACTGTTGAAGTTCATATCGAGATCGACAGCCAGACCGGTAAGGTCACCGCTATCGCCACCGGTTCTACCGAGGTCAAGACCACTGACCTGCTGAAGGAGTGCGACGAGGCTGAGGCTGAGCAGCTGGCTAAGGAAGACTTTGGTGCCAAGGTCTCCAACATCCATCTGGCTGAGAAGACCGATAAGTTCTACGTCTACACCGGCGACATGGGCGATCGTCATCCCATCCGCATCGTCGATAAGAAGGGCTTCATCAAGGTCCAGTGCTCTGACGGCGTGGCCGCCAAGGTCAAGGCTGGCGAGTACAAGGAGAAGGTCGAAGAGCTGTGGAAGGATATGGCCGTGTTCAAGACTGATACGGTCCTGCGTCCCGACTACTTCGTCTGCGTTGGCCCCCGTGTCTGCGACTACTCTGCTGTTGACCTGGATCAGGTCATGCTGCTGATGGATCTGGACATCATGGATCGTGAGCCCGATGAGGACATCATCGTTGTTGCTTCCGTGAACGACGTCCGCTGA
- a CDS encoding citrate transporter translates to MEFVVGILLLLTFFGLAFYCIKGHNLMIGFLIITILWTALSFLGAAFESPEFLSTTAFYSNGEPVKAIAILNKIYQSAPEGWGTTLVNVCWGAWFGRVLMETGIASTLIRKTVELGGDKPMVTIALLNIVTAIIFTAMTGAGPVIAIGVIVLPIMMSLGVPKAIAMFSFMESVAAGIYLNPVNFAQYRAFFIDVDEMPDFTLGWYAGKWGYAALVISVVVTTILAGFFLKKSKTSHAWAAQTRGASEQKDAPLYTLILPIVPVVLKIWLDFSVIGGFVIAGFAALFLCGKMKGSFKENCQLVNKLYYDGVVDTAPLVGFLLTLPMFNSVATYASPFFKAVLGPVMPKSELVVCILFAVLLALGLFRGPMTLVGCGAATLGVLRGVASFSVPFLYCVFAIPTITVNIGSCITQSWVAWGLAYTKVESKDYLKLSIPMTYICGILLYVLTFVTMSGLGAEWFV, encoded by the coding sequence TTGGAGTTCGTAGTCGGTATTTTGCTGCTCCTCACGTTCTTCGGCCTGGCTTTTTACTGCATTAAGGGCCACAACCTGATGATCGGCTTCCTTATCATTACTATTCTGTGGACTGCTCTGTCCTTCCTGGGCGCTGCTTTTGAATCTCCCGAGTTCCTGTCCACCACTGCTTTCTATTCGAATGGCGAGCCTGTTAAGGCCATTGCCATCCTGAACAAGATCTACCAGTCCGCCCCCGAAGGCTGGGGCACCACGCTGGTCAACGTCTGCTGGGGCGCTTGGTTCGGCCGCGTCCTGATGGAGACCGGCATTGCTTCCACCCTGATCCGTAAGACTGTTGAGCTGGGCGGCGATAAGCCCATGGTCACCATCGCCCTGCTGAACATCGTTACCGCTATCATCTTCACCGCCATGACCGGTGCCGGCCCCGTTATCGCCATCGGCGTTATCGTCCTGCCCATCATGATGTCCCTGGGTGTTCCCAAGGCAATCGCCATGTTCAGCTTCATGGAGTCTGTTGCCGCTGGTATCTATCTGAACCCCGTCAACTTCGCTCAGTATCGTGCTTTCTTCATCGACGTCGATGAGATGCCCGACTTCACCCTGGGCTGGTACGCTGGCAAGTGGGGCTATGCCGCTCTGGTCATCTCTGTTGTCGTCACCACCATCCTGGCCGGCTTCTTCCTGAAGAAGAGCAAGACCAGCCATGCTTGGGCCGCTCAGACCCGTGGCGCTTCCGAGCAGAAGGATGCTCCTCTGTATACCTTGATCCTGCCCATCGTTCCCGTTGTGCTGAAGATCTGGCTCGACTTCTCCGTTATCGGCGGTTTCGTCATCGCTGGTTTTGCTGCACTGTTCCTCTGCGGCAAGATGAAGGGCTCCTTCAAGGAGAATTGCCAGCTGGTCAACAAGCTGTACTATGACGGCGTTGTTGATACCGCACCCCTGGTTGGCTTCCTGCTGACCCTGCCCATGTTCAACAGTGTTGCCACTTACGCTTCCCCGTTCTTCAAGGCCGTTCTGGGCCCCGTCATGCCGAAGAGCGAGCTGGTCGTCTGCATCCTGTTCGCCGTCTTGCTGGCTCTGGGCCTCTTCCGTGGTCCTATGACCCTGGTTGGCTGCGGTGCTGCTACTCTGGGCGTTCTGCGCGGTGTCGCTTCCTTCAGCGTCCCGTTCCTGTATTGCGTCTTCGCAATCCCCACCATCACCGTCAACATCGGTTCCTGCATCACCCAGTCCTGGGTTGCTTGGGGCCTTGCCTACACCAAGGTTGAGTCTAAGGATTACCTGAAGCTCTCCATCCCCATGACTTACATCTGCGGCATCCTGCTGTACGTCCTGACCTTCGTCACCATGAGCGGTCTGGGCGCCGAGTGGTTTGTCTGA
- a CDS encoding GntR family transcriptional regulator: MPQLTTPPAITGPDDAYSQLRHRIIDFTLLPGEFLSENALASQMGTGRATVREAIARLAEEGCVEVFPQRGTQVSRISINRLHHAVFLRTVLEESVLRQLCSTGITPEQFEALEESLRKQRRYYDDQASSDLLDEDTRMHHLFYEYCGREHAWDSISLINCDMMRIRQLQIMTYSYKVHMVAVASWENTLTEHRMMLDCLRRRDAEAIAVMCHQHLGFITRDADHLRRLYPQYFYENEKSEDLNF; the protein is encoded by the coding sequence ATGCCACAGCTTACTACACCACCAGCGATCACAGGGCCTGATGATGCTTACAGCCAGCTTCGGCACCGCATCATTGACTTCACCCTCCTGCCCGGAGAGTTCCTGAGTGAAAACGCCCTGGCATCCCAGATGGGTACCGGCCGCGCTACCGTGCGCGAGGCGATTGCCCGCCTGGCTGAGGAAGGCTGCGTAGAGGTTTTTCCCCAGCGCGGCACCCAGGTCAGCCGGATCTCGATCAACCGCCTGCACCACGCTGTCTTTCTGCGGACGGTGCTGGAAGAAAGTGTCCTGCGCCAGCTTTGCAGCACCGGCATCACCCCAGAACAGTTTGAGGCTCTGGAAGAAAGCCTGCGCAAGCAGCGCCGGTATTACGACGACCAGGCCTCCTCCGATCTGCTGGATGAAGACACTCGCATGCACCACCTGTTTTATGAATACTGCGGGCGGGAACACGCGTGGGACAGTATCTCCCTCATCAACTGCGACATGATGCGCATCCGTCAGCTGCAGATCATGACCTACAGTTACAAGGTACACATGGTTGCCGTTGCCAGTTGGGAGAACACTTTGACTGAGCACCGCATGATGCTGGACTGCTTACGCAGGCGTGATGCCGAGGCCATTGCCGTAATGTGCCACCAGCATCTGGGATTCATCACCCGTGACGCAGACCACCTGCGGCGGTTATACCCGCAGTACTTCTACGAGAACGAGAAATCTGAGGATCTCAACTTTTAA
- a CDS encoding IS110 family transposase → MVCVGIDVAKDKHDCFILSSEGEVLADVFTIQNNAEGFNTLLQTISCCTNPKDKIKVGLEATGHYSYNILGFLLDKGLPTYVINPLHTNLYRKSLSLRKTKTDRVDARTIAAMLLSDVDLKSYTDTAYHNEELKSLTRYRFDKVRERAKLKQSVSRLVTILFPELEKLVPTLHMASVYALLSEFPGAKQVAEAHLTHLKAVLHDASKGRYGRDMAVTLRDAARCSVGSVMPAKSLELRHTIRLIRELDSEIQDIEAAIQTMIEEIASPITTIPGIGVRMGAMILAEIGDFSRFDSPDKILAYAGMSPSTYQSGQMSLTGAYSHMEKRDSRYLRYALYNATKYVCHWDPIFSAYLAKKRAEGKHYNVALSHAAKKLVRLIYALEKSRLPYSSAA, encoded by the coding sequence ATGGTTTGCGTTGGAATTGACGTTGCAAAGGACAAGCACGATTGCTTCATCCTCAGTTCAGAGGGCGAAGTTCTAGCGGATGTATTCACCATCCAGAACAATGCAGAGGGCTTCAACACACTCTTGCAGACGATTAGTTGCTGTACCAACCCAAAGGATAAAATAAAAGTAGGACTTGAGGCTACCGGACACTACAGCTACAACATCCTCGGATTTCTGCTTGATAAAGGCCTGCCAACCTATGTCATCAATCCGCTGCACACCAACCTCTACCGGAAAAGCCTGAGCCTTCGCAAAACCAAGACTGACCGTGTCGATGCGCGAACCATTGCAGCTATGCTCTTGTCTGATGTGGACCTCAAGTCCTACACAGACACAGCATACCACAACGAGGAGTTAAAGTCACTCACAAGATACCGGTTTGACAAAGTCCGCGAGAGAGCGAAGCTGAAGCAGTCCGTTTCTCGGTTGGTCACAATTCTGTTCCCAGAGCTTGAAAAGTTGGTGCCGACATTGCACATGGCGTCAGTTTACGCACTTCTCAGCGAGTTTCCTGGCGCCAAACAGGTTGCCGAAGCGCACCTGACGCATTTGAAAGCCGTCTTACACGACGCCTCCAAAGGCCGCTACGGGCGAGACATGGCAGTAACACTTCGGGATGCCGCCAGATGTTCTGTCGGCTCTGTCATGCCGGCCAAGTCCCTAGAACTGCGGCATACGATTCGCCTGATCCGCGAACTGGATTCCGAAATTCAGGACATTGAAGCTGCCATCCAGACGATGATAGAGGAAATCGCTTCTCCCATTACTACCATTCCGGGCATCGGCGTTCGGATGGGCGCAATGATTCTGGCTGAGATTGGGGACTTCTCCCGGTTCGATTCACCGGACAAAATCCTTGCCTACGCCGGGATGTCGCCATCTACCTACCAATCTGGGCAGATGTCACTCACAGGCGCATATTCCCACATGGAAAAACGAGATTCCCGATACCTGCGCTACGCTCTTTACAATGCCACGAAATACGTCTGCCATTGGGACCCAATCTTCTCTGCCTATCTTGCCAAGAAGCGGGCTGAGGGCAAGCACTACAATGTTGCGCTCTCCCATGCGGCCAAGAAGTTGGTTCGGTTGATTTATGCCTTAGAGAAGTCCAGGCTACCCTACAGCAGCGCTGCATAA
- a CDS encoding GntR family transcriptional regulator → MQTDVRSVRAPEESARAFVYRVLSTYIKEMFLHPGVKLAETDVAAELQVSRTPVHDTFSRLEREKMLRPVPRGAVVPPLNTDMIRQTVWMHRTVSQAVLGELYNHRPTTLEPLEHCVAAELEALQGGAIIKMARLHLEFHRTLYSMAGREPVMDVLERNSGDLYRLLRMMESADLWRYVAEQHSTVVQGLAMRDYEMAAHALEAEFDLVKPLLEECRYQRPYFFE, encoded by the coding sequence ATGCAGACGGATGTACGCAGTGTACGTGCCCCCGAAGAATCCGCCCGTGCGTTTGTTTATCGTGTCCTTTCTACTTATATAAAGGAGATGTTCCTGCATCCCGGCGTGAAACTGGCTGAGACCGATGTAGCCGCTGAGCTGCAGGTCAGCCGCACGCCGGTGCATGATACTTTCTCCCGCTTAGAGCGCGAGAAGATGCTGCGCCCGGTGCCCCGCGGGGCCGTGGTGCCGCCGCTGAACACCGACATGATCCGCCAGACGGTGTGGATGCACCGCACGGTCAGCCAGGCGGTTTTGGGCGAATTGTACAATCACCGCCCGACTACGCTGGAGCCGCTGGAGCATTGTGTGGCGGCCGAGCTGGAAGCCTTGCAGGGCGGCGCCATCATCAAAATGGCACGCCTGCATTTGGAGTTCCACCGCACCTTGTACTCTATGGCAGGGCGTGAGCCTGTCATGGATGTACTGGAGCGCAACAGCGGCGATTTGTACCGGCTGCTCCGCATGATGGAAAGCGCCGACCTCTGGCGCTATGTGGCCGAGCAGCACTCCACCGTCGTGCAGGGCCTGGCCATGCGTGACTACGAGATGGCGGCCCACGCGCTGGAAGCTGAGTTTGACCTGGTGAAGCCGCTTTTGGAAGAATGCCGCTACCAGCGGCCTTACTTCTTTGAATGA
- a CDS encoding 2-dehydropantoate 2-reductase — protein sequence MKIAVLGSGAMGGLYSSYLSRHNEVTVIDVNAALVEKVNDEGLEVQEPDGTSNVFHPHAVLSTEGMGPVDLIIVFVKAMFSEGALNNNKGIIGPDTYIMTLQNGSGHEDLLGKFVPQDHIIIGTTQHNASVAGLGVTKHGGSGMTHMGCVVGEAARLQKFADAFTECGLEADVSDGVQKMIWNKLFTNVSASALTGALQVPLGYISSNEHAWKLCCQLIREAVDAAAGLGMDFDYDEKVAEVKAVCDKSPNGLTSIYADLRDGRRSEVDTISGSVVRAGKKSGVATPSHEFLVELIHAMEGRPKA from the coding sequence ATGAAAATCGCAGTTCTTGGTTCCGGCGCCATGGGCGGGCTGTACAGCTCGTACCTGAGCCGCCACAACGAAGTGACCGTGATCGATGTAAACGCCGCACTGGTGGAAAAGGTGAACGACGAGGGCCTGGAAGTCCAGGAACCGGACGGCACCTCCAACGTCTTCCATCCCCACGCGGTTCTTTCTACCGAGGGCATGGGGCCTGTTGACCTGATCATCGTCTTCGTCAAGGCCATGTTCAGCGAAGGCGCCCTGAACAACAACAAGGGCATCATCGGACCCGACACCTACATCATGACCCTGCAGAACGGCAGCGGCCATGAGGATCTGCTGGGCAAGTTCGTCCCGCAGGATCATATCATCATCGGTACCACCCAGCACAACGCCAGCGTAGCCGGTTTGGGCGTCACCAAGCACGGCGGCAGCGGCATGACCCACATGGGCTGCGTTGTCGGCGAAGCTGCCCGGCTGCAGAAGTTTGCTGATGCCTTCACTGAGTGCGGCCTCGAGGCTGACGTTTCCGACGGCGTCCAGAAGATGATCTGGAACAAGCTGTTCACCAACGTTTCCGCCAGTGCCCTGACCGGTGCCCTGCAGGTGCCCCTGGGCTACATCTCTTCCAACGAGCACGCTTGGAAGCTCTGCTGCCAGCTGATCCGCGAGGCTGTGGATGCTGCCGCAGGCCTGGGCATGGACTTCGACTATGACGAAAAGGTCGCCGAGGTCAAGGCAGTCTGCGATAAGTCTCCCAACGGCCTGACCAGCATCTACGCTGACCTGCGCGACGGCCGCCGCAGCGAGGTCGATACCATCAGCGGCAGTGTTGTCCGCGCCGGCAAGAAGTCTGGCGTTGCTACCCCCAGCCATGAGTTCCTGGTCGAGCTGATCCACGCCATGGAGGGCCGCCCGAAGGCCTGA
- a CDS encoding cyclase family protein — MKGNLHIVDLSKCVDPYTESRRCNLWRFNTGGDVPDFHTNVDIGSHLGTHCECPYHHDSNWPSVAELPLDQFMGRGIYCVLDLPEDHQITAADLEAAIGDRVQPGDTVILDSPHKIPPFTSLTGGPTDHRLQVGAEMAQWLADRKVQCVGFGDGVAIEGDVRNVKPFHDILMAQNCTFLEVLCNLELLKTDTFFISYAPMNIIGLDSCPTRVYAIEGLPGFTR, encoded by the coding sequence ATGAAGGGCAACCTGCACATCGTCGACCTGAGCAAGTGCGTTGACCCGTACACCGAGAGCCGCCGCTGCAACCTGTGGCGCTTCAACACCGGTGGTGACGTGCCTGACTTCCACACCAACGTGGACATCGGCAGCCATCTGGGTACCCACTGCGAGTGCCCCTACCATCACGACTCCAACTGGCCCAGCGTTGCTGAGCTGCCCCTGGATCAGTTCATGGGCCGCGGCATCTACTGTGTGCTGGATCTGCCCGAGGATCATCAGATCACCGCTGCTGACCTGGAAGCCGCTATCGGTGACCGCGTCCAGCCCGGCGATACCGTCATCCTGGATAGCCCCCACAAAATCCCTCCCTTCACCAGCCTGACCGGCGGCCCCACTGACCACCGTCTGCAGGTCGGCGCTGAGATGGCTCAGTGGCTGGCTGACCGCAAGGTCCAGTGCGTTGGTTTCGGTGATGGCGTTGCCATCGAGGGTGACGTCCGCAACGTTAAGCCCTTCCACGACATCCTGATGGCTCAGAACTGCACCTTCCTGGAAGTTCTGTGCAACCTGGAGCTGCTCAAGACCGATACTTTCTTCATCAGCTATGCTCCGATGAACATCATCGGCCTGGACTCCTGCCCGACTCGCGTTTACGCAATCGAGGGTCTGCCCGGCTTCACCCGCTAA
- a CDS encoding SDR family oxidoreductase, which translates to MEGSMKNLFDPAGKVALVTGGTSGLGHAIAEAFLQNGVDVAVCSRHPESAPELAELAAAEGRRYLPVYCDITKEEDIEKMGDIIEKELGPVTMLVNSAGMNILKHAEDYDAESFNKVMSLNVLGTHNVSKMCGKRWMIPAHKGRIVNLSSAKAFLGTDRDYTAYCASKGAINMYTAQLACEWAKFGISVNAIAPTFVVTPINADRLSDPVFYNSLVKRIPYGRLGTGKDMAAAVLFLCSEGSEFITGVTLKVDGGVTSMQ; encoded by the coding sequence ATGGAAGGTTCGATGAAAAACCTGTTCGACCCGGCCGGTAAGGTAGCACTGGTCACTGGCGGCACCAGCGGCCTGGGTCATGCCATTGCCGAGGCGTTTTTGCAGAATGGTGTGGACGTTGCTGTCTGCAGCCGGCACCCCGAAAGCGCCCCCGAACTGGCCGAGTTGGCCGCCGCCGAAGGCCGCCGCTACCTGCCCGTCTACTGCGACATCACCAAAGAGGAAGATATCGAGAAGATGGGCGACATCATCGAAAAAGAGCTGGGGCCCGTCACGATGCTGGTCAACAGCGCCGGCATGAACATCCTGAAGCATGCCGAGGATTACGACGCCGAGTCCTTCAATAAGGTCATGTCGCTGAACGTCCTGGGCACCCACAATGTCAGTAAAATGTGCGGCAAGCGCTGGATGATCCCCGCCCACAAGGGCCGTATTGTCAACCTGTCCTCTGCTAAGGCGTTCCTGGGTACCGACCGCGACTACACCGCCTACTGCGCCAGTAAGGGTGCCATCAACATGTACACCGCCCAGCTGGCCTGTGAGTGGGCCAAGTTCGGCATCTCGGTCAACGCCATTGCGCCGACCTTCGTCGTGACCCCCATCAACGCCGACCGCCTGTCCGACCCCGTATTCTACAACTCGCTGGTCAAGCGCATCCCTTACGGACGTCTGGGCACCGGCAAAGATATGGCCGCCGCAGTCCTCTTCCTCTGCAGCGAGGGCTCCGAGTTTATCACTGGTGTTACCCTCAAAGTGGATGGCGGCGTGACCTCTATGCAGTAA
- a CDS encoding YhcH/YjgK/YiaL family protein, with translation MISGNIHEKSNLAVLPEPLQRAVQFLKDNDLAAHEPGKFELDGDKMILQVIDQSTGPRENLRPECHRKYIDVQFLAAGGPERIGWYPDLGDNEVDENLLDTPRDICFYKNNPNAREGVIEMQPGSYAMFFPWDVHIPAIQVGEPAKIRKIVIKVALDTCL, from the coding sequence ATGATTTCTGGCAATATCCATGAAAAAAGCAACCTGGCCGTCCTGCCCGAGCCGCTGCAGCGCGCTGTGCAGTTCCTGAAGGACAACGACCTGGCTGCCCATGAACCCGGCAAGTTTGAGCTGGACGGCGACAAGATGATCCTGCAGGTCATCGACCAGTCCACTGGCCCCCGCGAGAACCTGCGCCCCGAATGTCACCGCAAGTATATCGACGTGCAGTTCCTGGCCGCCGGCGGCCCCGAGCGCATCGGCTGGTATCCTGACCTGGGCGATAACGAGGTGGACGAGAACCTGCTGGACACCCCGCGGGACATCTGCTTCTACAAGAATAACCCGAACGCCCGCGAAGGTGTCATCGAGATGCAGCCCGGCAGCTATGCAATGTTCTTCCCTTGGGATGTACACATCCCGGCCATCCAGGTAGGGGAGCCTGCCAAGATCCGCAAAATCGTCATCAAGGTCGCACTGGACACCTGCCTGTGA
- a CDS encoding M28 family metallopeptidase: MEIEKHLAELAQADPQARRTALENALTAEGLTPEIQECEADERRKAARNYLLYTADKDAKGPLFCAHYDAHPGSTGANDNAAAVCILIALAKELQQRKIPATIAFFDGEESGHSGAKLFEDGRKREVSCVVNLDMCGYGDTIAVYARGSENRAGARTFCAKERLDAHHGELVKYMPEGDNVCFTTRRQPVVSIAVMPRWDTKYLTAMAAQGMGLLGRSPEFKMMLGEMEVASTMHGGFRDAIKWVQPEAMQMLYDYLLDAMTTPPPAKKLFGIL; this comes from the coding sequence GTGGAAATCGAAAAACATCTGGCCGAACTGGCCCAGGCTGACCCCCAGGCCCGCCGCACCGCTTTAGAAAACGCGCTGACCGCTGAGGGTCTGACCCCGGAGATCCAGGAATGTGAAGCGGATGAGCGCCGCAAGGCCGCCCGCAACTATCTGCTGTATACGGCCGACAAGGACGCCAAAGGACCGCTGTTCTGCGCCCATTACGACGCACACCCCGGCAGTACCGGCGCCAACGATAACGCTGCCGCCGTCTGTATCCTGATCGCCTTGGCCAAAGAGTTACAGCAGCGCAAGATACCGGCCACGATCGCCTTTTTCGATGGCGAGGAATCCGGCCACAGCGGTGCCAAATTGTTTGAGGATGGCCGCAAGCGTGAGGTGAGCTGCGTGGTCAACCTGGATATGTGCGGTTACGGCGATACCATCGCTGTCTACGCCCGCGGCAGCGAGAACCGCGCCGGTGCGCGGACCTTCTGCGCCAAGGAACGGCTGGACGCCCACCACGGCGAACTGGTCAAGTATATGCCGGAGGGTGACAACGTTTGTTTCACCACCCGCCGCCAGCCGGTGGTCAGCATTGCCGTTATGCCCAGGTGGGACACCAAGTACCTGACGGCCATGGCCGCCCAGGGCATGGGCCTGCTGGGCCGCAGCCCCGAGTTCAAGATGATGCTGGGGGAGATGGAAGTCGCCTCCACCATGCACGGCGGCTTCCGCGATGCCATCAAGTGGGTCCAGCCCGAGGCCATGCAGATGCTGTATGACTACCTGCTGGACGCCATGACCACCCCGCCCCCGGCCAAAAAGCTGTTCGGCATTCTCTGA